In Rosa chinensis cultivar Old Blush chromosome 1, RchiOBHm-V2, whole genome shotgun sequence, a genomic segment contains:
- the LOC112182323 gene encoding tRNA (cytosine(38)-C(5))-methyltransferase 2 isoform X1 encodes MEDTMPICKTDTLTPIWKSIGLLESNFALDYWKSKGNIQILTAAGLDRYGANVWLLSPPRQPYTRQGLQKQSGDAQAFSFLQILELIPHTSQPPIMLFVENVVGFETSDTHGKMIEILRRSDFVTQEFILSPLQFGVPIESFLEFKNCRDQPNFVDNTTVYTDTIGVLEKDEENGCCTSTLDQYSVPSSLIERWGSAMDIVYPDSKRCCCFTKSYYRYVKGTGSLLA; translated from the exons ATGGAGGACACGATGCCCATTTGCAAGACTGATACTCTAACTCCG ATCTGGAAGTCCATTGGACTACTGGAAAGCAACTTCGCATTGGACTACTGGAAATCAAAA GGTAACATTCAGATCCTTACTGCAGCTGGTCTCGATAGATATGGAGCGAATGTATGGCTTCTGTCTCCTCCTCGCCAACCCTATACTAGACAAG GTCTCCAAAAGCAATCTGGTGATGCTCAGGCATTTTCATTTCTCCAGATTCTTGAGTTGATACCACACACCTCGCAACCTCCAATAATGTTATTTGTGGAAAATGTTGTTGGATTTGAG ACATCTGATACACATGGAAAAATGATAGAGATATTGAGAAGAAGTGATTTTGTTACACAGGAGTTCATATTGAGTCCCTTGCAGTTTGGTGTACCAATAGAAAGCTTTCTTGAATTCAAGAATTGCCGTGATCAACCGAACTTTGTTGACAACACCACTGTTTATACAGATACCATTGGAGTATTGGAGAAAGATGAAGAGAATGGGTGTTGTACTAGCACCTTGGATCAGTACTCTGTTCCCTCAAGCTTGATAGAGAGATGGGGAAGTGCCATGG ATATTGTCTACCCGGATTCAAAGCGATGCTGTTGTTTTACAAAAAGTTATTATCGATATGTGAAGGGTACTGGCTCCCTTTTGGCATGA
- the LOC112168480 gene encoding uncharacterized protein LOC112168480, with protein sequence MVAFTTALWFIWNSRNKVRFDGVVVHATNVFGMIVGHIQASSCLVTGVMHNSILNLRVLKCFGASCNPRNAPTVFEVIWRPPPSGWVKVNTDGAWRRGLGVGGYGGVFRNDQRCFIGAFSSSLDIPSSVAAVVMAVIKAIELAWVRDWNYVWLEVDSQILLDLLCSPMLAPCTTKKNSFGFTS encoded by the coding sequence ATGGTGGCTTTTACTACTGCTCTATGGTTCATATGGAATTCTAGAAACAAGGTCAGATTTGATGGTGTAGTGGTTCATGCAACTAATGTGTTTGGGATGATTGTTGGGCATATTCAAGCTTCTAGTTGCCTTGTTACTGGAGTAATGCATAACTCAATTCTTAATCTTCGTGTGTTGAAGTGTTTTGGGGCTAGTTGTAATCCTCGCAATGCTCCTACAGTTTTTGAGGTTATTTGGCGCCCTCCTCCTTCTGGATGGGTTAAGGTTAACACTGATGGGGCTTGGAGAAGAGGTTTAGGTGTGGGAGGCTATGGTGGTGTTTTCAGGAATGATCAACGGTGTTTTATTGGagccttctcttcttctcttgatATTCCTAGCTCAGTTGCAGCAGTGGTAATGGCGGTTATTAAGGCAATTGAGCTTGCTTGGGTGAGAGATTGGAATTATGTTTGGTTAGAGGTGGATTCTCAAATTCTGCTAGACCTTCTTTGTTCTCCCATGTTAGCTCCttgcactacaaaaaagaattcatttgGCTTCACCAGTTAG
- the LOC112182323 gene encoding tRNA (cytosine(38)-C(5))-methyltransferase 2 isoform X3, whose translation MIHYLGFCRLFGSFAGLDRYGANVWLLSPPRQPYTRQGLQKQSGDAQAFSFLQILELIPHTSQPPIMLFVENVVGFETSDTHGKMIEILRRSDFVTQEFILSPLQFGVPIESFLEFKNCRDQPNFVDNTTVYTDTIGVLEKDEENGCCTSTLDQYSVPSSLIERWGSAMDIVYPDSKRCCCFTKSYYRYVKGTGSLLA comes from the exons ATGATCCATTACTTGGGTTTCTGCCGTTTGTTTGGAAGTTTCG CTGGTCTCGATAGATATGGAGCGAATGTATGGCTTCTGTCTCCTCCTCGCCAACCCTATACTAGACAAG GTCTCCAAAAGCAATCTGGTGATGCTCAGGCATTTTCATTTCTCCAGATTCTTGAGTTGATACCACACACCTCGCAACCTCCAATAATGTTATTTGTGGAAAATGTTGTTGGATTTGAG ACATCTGATACACATGGAAAAATGATAGAGATATTGAGAAGAAGTGATTTTGTTACACAGGAGTTCATATTGAGTCCCTTGCAGTTTGGTGTACCAATAGAAAGCTTTCTTGAATTCAAGAATTGCCGTGATCAACCGAACTTTGTTGACAACACCACTGTTTATACAGATACCATTGGAGTATTGGAGAAAGATGAAGAGAATGGGTGTTGTACTAGCACCTTGGATCAGTACTCTGTTCCCTCAAGCTTGATAGAGAGATGGGGAAGTGCCATGG ATATTGTCTACCCGGATTCAAAGCGATGCTGTTGTTTTACAAAAAGTTATTATCGATATGTGAAGGGTACTGGCTCCCTTTTGGCATGA
- the LOC112182323 gene encoding tRNA (cytosine(38)-C(5))-methyltransferase 2 isoform X2 yields the protein MEDTMPICKTDTLTPGNIQILTAAGLDRYGANVWLLSPPRQPYTRQGLQKQSGDAQAFSFLQILELIPHTSQPPIMLFVENVVGFETSDTHGKMIEILRRSDFVTQEFILSPLQFGVPIESFLEFKNCRDQPNFVDNTTVYTDTIGVLEKDEENGCCTSTLDQYSVPSSLIERWGSAMDIVYPDSKRCCCFTKSYYRYVKGTGSLLA from the exons ATGGAGGACACGATGCCCATTTGCAAGACTGATACTCTAACTCCG GGTAACATTCAGATCCTTACTGCAGCTGGTCTCGATAGATATGGAGCGAATGTATGGCTTCTGTCTCCTCCTCGCCAACCCTATACTAGACAAG GTCTCCAAAAGCAATCTGGTGATGCTCAGGCATTTTCATTTCTCCAGATTCTTGAGTTGATACCACACACCTCGCAACCTCCAATAATGTTATTTGTGGAAAATGTTGTTGGATTTGAG ACATCTGATACACATGGAAAAATGATAGAGATATTGAGAAGAAGTGATTTTGTTACACAGGAGTTCATATTGAGTCCCTTGCAGTTTGGTGTACCAATAGAAAGCTTTCTTGAATTCAAGAATTGCCGTGATCAACCGAACTTTGTTGACAACACCACTGTTTATACAGATACCATTGGAGTATTGGAGAAAGATGAAGAGAATGGGTGTTGTACTAGCACCTTGGATCAGTACTCTGTTCCCTCAAGCTTGATAGAGAGATGGGGAAGTGCCATGG ATATTGTCTACCCGGATTCAAAGCGATGCTGTTGTTTTACAAAAAGTTATTATCGATATGTGAAGGGTACTGGCTCCCTTTTGGCATGA
- the LOC112181600 gene encoding aquaporin PIP1-3: protein MEGKEEDVKLGANKFSERQPIGTSAQTDKDYKEPPPAPLFEPGELQSWSFWRAGIAEFVATFLFLYITILTVMGVKRAPNMCSSVGIQGIAWAFGGTIFALVYCTAGISGGHINPAVTFGLFLARKLSLTRAVFYIVMQTLGAIAGAAVVKGFEGNTRYEVLGGGANSVNHGYTKGDGLGAEIVGTFVLVYTVFSATDAKRNARDSHVPILAPLPIGFAVFLVHLATIPITGTGINPARSLGAAIIYDKEHAWDHHWVFWVGPFIGAALAALYHQIVIRAIPFKTRD, encoded by the exons ATGGAGGGGAAAGAAGAGGATGTGAAGTTGGGAGCCAACAAGTTCTCAGAGAGGCAGCCCATAGGGACCTCAGCTCAGACTGACAAGGACTACAAGGAGCCACCACCAGCTCCACTGTTTGAGCCTGGTGAGCTCCAGTCATGGTCTTTTTGGAGAGCTGGAATAGCTGAGTTTGTGGCTACCTTCTTGTTCCTCTACATCACTATTTTGACTGTGATGGGGGTCAAGAGGGCACCAAACATGTGCTCTTCTGTGGGTATTCAGGGAATTGCTTGGGCCTTTGGGGGTACCATCTTTGCCCTTGTTTACTGCACTGCTGGAATCTCAG GTGGTCACATAAACCCAGCTGTGACATTCGGTCTCTTCTTGGCAAGGAAACTCTCCCTGACCAGGGCTGTGTTCTATATAGTGATGCAAACCCTTGGGGCAATTGCTGGTGCTGCTGTGGTCAAGGGGTTTGAGGGCAACACCCGGTATGAAGTGCTCGGTGGTGGAGCTAACTCGGTGAACCATGGCTATACCAAGGGTGATGGCCTTGGTGCTGAGATTGTTGGCACTTTTGTTCTGGTCTACACTGTTTTCTCTGCCACTGATGCCAAGAGAAATGCCAGAGACTCCCATGTCCCT ATCTTGGCTCCACTTCCAATTGGGTTTGCAGTGTTCTTGGTGCACTTGGCAACCATCCCCATCACTGGAACTGGTATCAACCCTGCTAGGAGCCTTGGAGCTGCCATCATCTACGACAAGGAACATGCATGGGATCATCAT TGGGTCTTCTGGGTTGGACCATTCATCGGAGCTGCACTTGCTGCCCTCTACCATCAGATAGTCATCCGAGCCATTCCATTCAAGACCAGGGATTGA